The following coding sequences are from one Halorubrum sp. BOL3-1 window:
- a CDS encoding ATP-binding protein, whose amino-acid sequence MSGPPHRPVSDQDLETVLDRMADGFFALDADWRVTYANEEASRVLGTAMSDDAVGPEGALEGCHLWDTVPGSEETQFYDEYHRAMDTQESVSFDSYYEPLDTWFEARAFPSADGLSVYLRDITERRDLEKRQRESLHAIQRLYAVSSDNDRTFEGKVEAILTLGCEYLDVPNGFLTRIENGTQHVEVSHADHPLLQPGETCPLDEAYCKRTIERDRLLTVVDASEEGWVDDPAYETFGLETYIGGRVEVDSERYGTLCFAATTPHGEPFTDTQRTFVELLTRWVSYELERQHAATRLERERDRLDEFASVVSHDLRNPLNTAMGHLDLLAAESDSERVPPIERSLSRMETLIDDLLTLARDGVQVEEFVDIDLVETAQDAWATAQTADAELSVELGRGEIRADGSRLRQLLENLFRNAVDHGGTDVTVRLESLPDAAGFTVEDDGPGIPEAQREEVFETGFTTSDDGSGFGLSIVAEIAAAHGWTVSVTDGRDGGARFEFEDVEFAAE is encoded by the coding sequence ATGTCCGGCCCCCCGCACAGACCGGTGTCGGATCAGGACCTAGAGACCGTCCTCGACCGGATGGCGGACGGATTCTTCGCGCTCGACGCGGACTGGCGGGTCACGTACGCGAACGAGGAAGCGAGCCGGGTCCTCGGGACCGCCATGAGCGACGACGCGGTCGGGCCGGAGGGGGCACTCGAAGGGTGTCACCTGTGGGACACGGTTCCCGGGTCCGAAGAGACGCAGTTCTACGACGAGTATCACCGCGCCATGGACACTCAGGAGTCCGTTTCGTTCGACTCGTACTACGAACCGCTGGACACGTGGTTCGAGGCGCGCGCGTTTCCGTCCGCGGACGGCCTCTCCGTCTACCTCCGAGACATCACCGAGCGGCGGGACTTAGAGAAGCGACAACGGGAGAGTCTCCACGCTATCCAGCGACTCTACGCGGTCTCGTCGGACAACGATCGCACCTTCGAGGGGAAGGTCGAAGCGATCCTGACGCTCGGCTGCGAGTATCTCGACGTCCCGAACGGATTCCTCACGCGGATCGAGAACGGAACCCAGCACGTCGAGGTGTCGCACGCCGACCACCCACTGTTACAACCGGGAGAGACCTGTCCGCTCGACGAGGCTTACTGCAAGCGGACCATCGAGCGCGACCGACTGCTGACCGTCGTCGACGCGTCTGAAGAGGGCTGGGTCGACGATCCGGCCTATGAGACGTTCGGGCTGGAGACGTACATCGGCGGGAGAGTCGAGGTCGACAGCGAGCGGTACGGGACCCTCTGTTTCGCCGCCACGACCCCCCACGGCGAGCCGTTCACCGATACCCAGCGGACGTTCGTCGAGCTGCTGACGCGGTGGGTGAGCTACGAGCTGGAGCGACAGCACGCGGCGACGCGGCTCGAACGCGAGCGCGACCGGCTCGACGAGTTCGCGAGCGTCGTGAGCCACGACCTCCGGAATCCACTGAACACGGCAATGGGGCATCTCGACCTGCTCGCCGCCGAGTCCGACAGCGAGCGGGTCCCCCCGATCGAGCGATCGCTCTCGCGCATGGAGACGCTGATCGACGACCTGCTGACGCTGGCCCGAGACGGCGTTCAGGTCGAGGAGTTCGTCGACATCGACCTCGTTGAGACCGCTCAGGACGCGTGGGCGACCGCTCAGACGGCCGACGCCGAGCTGTCGGTCGAACTCGGCCGGGGCGAGATCCGCGCGGACGGGTCGCGGTTACGACAGCTCCTCGAGAACCTGTTCCGCAACGCGGTCGACCACGGGGGGACGGACGTGACCGTCCGGCTGGAGTCGCTTCCCGACGCCGCGGGCTTCACCGTCGAGGACGACGGGCCCGGGATCCCCGAGGCGCAGCGCGAAGAGGTGTTCGAGACCGGATTCACGACGAGCGACGACGGTAGCGGCTTCGGGCTGAGCATCGTCGCGGAGATCGCGGCCGCGCACGGCTGGACGGTGTCGGTGACGGACGGTCGAGACGGCGGCGCCCGGTTCGAGTTCGAAGACGTGGAGTTCGCCGCGGAGTGA
- a CDS encoding alanine--glyoxylate aminotransferase family protein: MSNSHTVLGTDGRPPDVGELTPPDRTLMGPGPSDVHPRVLKAMSTPLVGHLDPSFVEIMDEVQELLRYTFRTDNKWTIPVSGTGSASMEAAVGNLVEPGDTMLVPTNGYFGGRMKSMAERAGGEVVEVAAPWGEPLDPVDVERAFDDHQPDVFGFVHAETSTGVRQPNVSELTDIAHDHDALVIADCVTSLGGVELRVDEWGVDVAYSGPQKCLSCPPGASPLTLNDRAMDKVLDRDERPRSWYLDLSLLEEYWGDDRSYHHTAPITNVYALREALRLVAEEGIEARWDRHREVAGELKAGLRDLGLEMNAAEEYWLPSLNAVRVPDGVDDGAVIEYLLDEYDLEIASGLGDLEGDIWRIGCMGHSARRKNVEYVIAALEDALARQGYEA, from the coding sequence ATGTCGAACTCGCACACCGTACTCGGCACCGACGGGCGGCCGCCCGACGTCGGAGAGCTGACGCCGCCGGACCGCACGCTGATGGGTCCCGGACCGAGCGACGTCCACCCGCGCGTACTCAAGGCGATGAGCACCCCGCTCGTCGGCCACCTCGACCCCTCGTTCGTCGAGATCATGGACGAGGTCCAGGAGCTGCTCCGGTACACGTTCCGGACGGACAACAAGTGGACCATCCCCGTTTCCGGTACCGGCTCCGCGTCGATGGAGGCCGCCGTCGGCAACCTCGTCGAACCGGGCGACACCATGCTCGTTCCGACGAACGGCTACTTCGGCGGGCGGATGAAGTCGATGGCCGAGCGGGCCGGCGGCGAGGTCGTCGAGGTGGCGGCGCCGTGGGGAGAACCCCTCGACCCCGTCGACGTCGAGCGCGCGTTCGACGACCACCAGCCGGACGTGTTCGGGTTCGTCCACGCGGAGACCTCGACTGGCGTCCGCCAGCCGAACGTCTCCGAGCTGACCGACATCGCACACGATCACGACGCGCTCGTGATCGCGGACTGCGTCACCTCGCTCGGCGGCGTCGAGCTGCGCGTCGACGAGTGGGGCGTCGACGTCGCCTACTCCGGCCCGCAGAAGTGCCTTTCGTGTCCACCGGGCGCGAGCCCGCTCACGCTCAACGACCGCGCGATGGACAAGGTGCTCGACCGCGACGAGCGCCCCCGGTCGTGGTACCTCGACCTCTCCCTGCTGGAGGAGTACTGGGGCGACGACCGCTCGTACCACCACACCGCGCCGATCACGAACGTGTACGCGTTGCGTGAGGCGCTCCGCCTCGTGGCAGAGGAGGGGATCGAAGCACGGTGGGACCGCCACCGCGAGGTCGCCGGCGAGCTGAAGGCCGGCCTGCGGGATCTCGGGCTGGAGATGAACGCCGCCGAGGAGTACTGGCTCCCGAGCCTGAACGCCGTGCGCGTCCCCGACGGCGTCGACGACGGCGCCGTCATCGAGTATCTGCTCGACGAGTACGACCTCGAGATCGCGTCCGGTCTCGGTGACCTGGAGGGCGACATCTGGCGGATCGGCTGTATGGGCCACTCCGCGCGCCGGAAGAACGTCGAGTACGTCATCGCGGCGCTGGAAGACGCGCTGGCGCGACAGGGGTACGAGGCGTAG